The proteins below are encoded in one region of Castor canadensis chromosome 6, mCasCan1.hap1v2, whole genome shotgun sequence:
- the Por gene encoding NADPH--cytochrome P450 reductase: MGDSHADTSATVPEAVAEEVSLFSITDMILFSLIVGLLTYWFLFRKKKEEVPEFTKLQPMTPSVKESSFVEKMKKTGRNIVVFYGSQTGTAEEFANRLSKDAHRYGMRGMAADPEEYDLADLSSLPEINNSLVVFCMATYGEGDPTDNAQDFYDWLQETDVDLSGVKYAVFGLGNKTYEHFNSMGKYVDQRLEQLGAQRIFELGLGDDDGNLEEDFITWREQFWPAVCEFFGVEATGEESSIRQYELMVHADIDTAKVYVGEMGRLKSYESQKPPFDAKNPFLAAVTTNRKLNQGTERHLMHLELDISDSKIRYESGDHVAVYPANDPVLVNQIGEILGADLDVVMSLNNLDEESNKRHPFPCPTSYRTALTHYLDITNPPRTNVLYELAQYASEPAEQELLRKMASSSGEGKELYLTWVVEARRHILAVLQDYPSLRPPIDHLCELLPRLQARYYSIASCPKVHPNSVHICAVAVEYEAKSGRTNKGVATSWLRAKDPAGENGRRALVPMFVRKSQFRLPFKSTTPVIMVGPGTGVAPFMGFIQERAWLREQGKEVGETVLYYGCRRADEDYLYREELAQFHKDGALTRLNVAFSREQAQKVYVQHLMKRDREHLWKLIHEGGAHIYVCGDARNMARDVQNTFCDIVAEFGAMERAQAVDYVKKLMTKGRYSLDVWS, encoded by the exons GACCCCCTCTGTCAAAGAGAGTAGCTTCGTGGAGAAGATGAAGAAAACG GGAAGGAACATTGTTGTGTTCTACGGCTCCCAGACGGGCACTGCCGAGGAGTTCGCCAACCGCCTGTCCAAAGACGCCCACCGCTACGGGATGCGGGGCATGGCCGCGGACCCCGAGGAGTATGACCTG GCCGACCTGAGCAGCCTGCCAGAGATCAACAATTCCCTGGTGGTCTTCTGCATGGCCACCTATGGCGAGGGTGACCCCACCGACAATGCCCAGGATTTCTATGACTGGCTGCAGGAGACAGACGTGGACCTTAGTGGAGTCAAGTACGCG GTGTTCGGCCTTGGGAACAAGACATACGAGCACTTCAACTCCATGGGCAAATACGTGGACCAGCGGCTGGAGCAGCTTGGTGCCCAGCGCATCTTTGAGCTGGGCCTGGGCGACGACGACGGGAA CTTGGAGGAGGACTTCATTACCTGGCGAGAGCAGTTCTGGCCAGCCGTGTGCGAGTTCTTTGGGGTGGAAGCCACCGGAGAGGAGTCCAG CATTCGACAGTATGAACTCATGGTCCACGCGGACATCGACACAGCCAAAGTCTACGTGGGCGAGATGGGCCGTCTGAAGAGCTACGAGAGCCAGAAGCC cCCCTTCGACGCCAAGAACCCATTCTTGGCTGCAGTCACCACCAACCGGAAGCTGAACCAGGGGACTGAGCGGCACCTCATGCACCTGGAACTGGACATCTCAGACTCCAAAATCAG GTATGAGTCCGGGGACCACGTGGCCGTTTACCCAGCCAACGACCCTGTCCTCGTCAACCAGATTGGGGAGATCCTAGGTGCTGACCTGGATGTCGTCATGTCCCTGAACAATCTTGACG AGGAGTCCAACAAGAGGCACCCGTTTCCCTGCCCCACGTCCTACCGCACGGCGCTCACCCACTACCTGGACATCACCAACCCCCCGCGCACCAACGTGCTGTACGAGCTGGCGCAGTACGCCTCCGAGCCGGCCGAGCAGGAGCTCCTGCGCAAGATGGCGTCGTCCTCCGGCGAGGGCAAG GAGCTGTACCTGACCTGGGTGGTGGAGGCCCGGCGGCACATCCTGGCCGTCCTGCAGGACTACCCGTCCCTGCGGCCCCCCATCGACCACCTGTGTGAGCTGCTGCCGCGGCTCCAGGCCCGGTACTACTCCATCGCCTCGTGCCCCAAG GTCCACCCCAACTCCGTGCACATCTGTGCTGTGGCTGTGGAGTACGAAGCCAAGTCCGGCCGCACTAACAAGGGGGTGGCCACCAGCTGGCTGCGGGCCAAGGACCCCGCGGGGGAGAACGGCCGCCGGGCCCTGGTACCCATGTTCGTGCGCAAGTCCCAGTTCCGCCTGCCCTTCAAGTCCACCACGCCCGTCATCATGGTGGGCCCCGGCACGGGCGTGGCCCCCTTCATGGGCTTCATCCAGGAGCGGGCCTGGCTGCGGGAGCAGG GCAAGGAGGTGGGGGAGACGGTGCTGTACTATGGCTGCCGCCGCGCGGATGAGGACTACCTGTACCGCGAGGAGCTGGCCCAGTTCCACAAGGACGGCGCCCTCACGCGGCTCAACGTCGCCTTCTCCCGGGAGCAGGCCCAGAAG GTCTACGTCCAGCACTTGATGAAGAGAGACAGGGAGCACCTGTGGAAACTGATCCACGAGGGCGGCGCCCACATCTACGTCTGCGG GGATGCGCGGAACATGGCCAGGGATGTGCAGAACACCTTCTGTGACATTGTGGCTGAGTTTGGGGCCATGGAACGTGCCCAGGCTGTGGACTATGTCAAGAAGCTGATGACCAAGGGCCGCTACTCCCTGGACGTGTGGAGCTAG